Proteins encoded together in one Triticum dicoccoides isolate Atlit2015 ecotype Zavitan chromosome 7B, WEW_v2.0, whole genome shotgun sequence window:
- the LOC119335352 gene encoding abscisic acid receptor PYL9-like, translated as MMEAHMERALQEGVTEAERAALEGTVRAHHTFPGRVPGATCTSLVAQRVAAPVRAVWPIVRSFGNPQRYKHFVRTCALAAGDGASVGSVREVTVVSGLPASTSTERLEILDDDRHILSFSVVGGEHRLRNYRSVTSVTEFQPGPYCVVVESYVVDVPDGNTEEDTRMFTDTVVKLNLQKLASVAEETAAAPGSRRRD; from the coding sequence ATGATGGAGGCGCACATGGAGCGGGCGCTGCAGGAGGGGGTGACGGAGGCGGAGCGGGCGGCGCTGGAGGGGACGGTGCGGGCGCACCACACCTTCCCGGGGCGGGTGCCGGGGGCCACCTGCACGTCGCTGGTGGCGCAGCGCGTGGCGGCGCCGGTGCGCGCGGTGTGGCCCATCGTGCGCAGCTTCGGCAACCCGCAGCGGTACAAGCACTTCGTGCGCACCTGCGCGCTCGCGGCCGGCGACGGGGCCAGCGTCGGCAGCGTCCGCGAGGTCACCGTCGTGTCCGGCCTCCCGGCGTCCACCAGCACCGAGCGCCTCGAGATCCTGGACGACGACCGCCACATCCTCAGCTTCAGCGTCGTCGGCGGGGAGCACCGCCTCCGCAACTACCGCTCCGTCACCTCCGTCACCGAGTTCCAGCCGGGCCCCTACTGCGTCGTCGTCGAGTCCTACGTCGTCGACGTGCCCGACGGCAACACCGAGGAGGACACCAGGATGTTCACCGACACCGTCGTCAAGCTCAACCTCCAGAAGCTCGCCTCCGTCGCCGAGGAGACCGCGGCGGCGCCTGGCTCGCGGCGGCGCGACTAG